Proteins encoded in a region of the Xylocopa sonorina isolate GNS202 chromosome 1, iyXylSono1_principal, whole genome shotgun sequence genome:
- the LOC143429071 gene encoding ribosomal RNA processing protein 36 homolog, which produces MSDETDGPPNGDGDEALIKSELSQMSFEDLQKLKEKVGLKIYKDVLFGPKKVKKVDFKRENKNRPREMSAKKPVPRFREVIHVKKRIVRDPRFDNLCGEFDPKQFKKNYAFLSKMREDDLKNLKKQLEETNDPKTIKKIEYLIKRLENQIREEARRKKQEEKKQSEKKEIIETIKRGEKPAFKKKSEKKVLDLVSQYEELKESGKLKKHIQRLRKKNIRKSREKLES; this is translated from the exons ATGAGCGACGAGACAGATGGTCCTCCGAACGGAGATGGAGACGAG GCCCTGATTAAATCCGAACTCTCGCAGATGAGTTTCGAAGATTTGCAGAAACTCAAGGAGAAAGTAGGACTGAAAATATACAAGGACGTATTGTTTGGTCCTAAGAAGGTTAAGAAAGTCGATTTCAAAAGGGAAAATAAAAATAGACCGCGAGAGATGTCGGCGAAGAAGCCTGTTCCTCGATTTCGAGAGGTGATACATGTAAAGAAACGCATTGTAAGAGATCCTAGGTTTGACAATCTCTGTGGCGAGTTTGATCCGAAacaatttaagaagaattatgccTTTCTTAGTAAAATGAGAGAGGATGATCTTAAGAATCTAAAAAAACAACTGGAAGAAACTAATGACCCAAAAACTATTAAAAAAATTGAGTATCTTATAAAACGATTAGAAAATCAAATACGCGAAGAAGCAAGGAGAAAGAAGCAGGAAGAAAAGAAGCAGAGCGAAAAGAAAGAGATTATCGAAACTATCAAACGTGGAGAGAAACCTGCATTTAAAAAGAAGT CTGAGAAAAAAGTTTTAGACTTGGTCTCCCAGTATGAGGAATTAAAAGAGTCTGGCAAACTGAAGAAACATATTCAACGGTTGCGCAAGAAAAATATACGGAAGAGCAGAGAAAAACTAGAGTCGTAG